The following coding sequences lie in one Daphnia pulex isolate KAP4 chromosome 1, ASM2113471v1 genomic window:
- the LOC124193529 gene encoding fasciclin-2-like isoform X8 gives MGAEQKKFIAMRPVSSSSSVWLMAAFVCYLCSTAGAQDARLVILPDGGNLIRPVGANIVLTCKGEVPDPELISELRWLGPNGQELPNGDSGEADNSRISSEDLASDVGRILFIKGLQEADSGKYTCSAVYTSSQRLEAHVNLTTIVGITWEDAPTEQSAIFGQPYKVRCVVRANPPATIDWQRNGVGFTTNNQYVIENDGVLIREVSLEDDTYFTCRARVQTTGQLEDRRIRVEVFIPPEFIREPVNTSIVEGEGGFMECQASGKPDPVYTWLDRNNQNLNLNRERFIVDEQTGRLTINDAKRTDEGEIKCLVENRAGKIEKTAYLKVIMKPVVVEYLNASGIMGREVSLTCKASGDPLPEVTFLKEGTLIPYTVGVQNSDDRIIVDTSREGEYAQARLVIRDLMRSDDGLYACIAKNNGGNYTKNGHITVEFPPTFTATPMREAWSWDNHLVNLTCRAESIPNATVSWFLNGRNLENDYNIRMNAFNGESTITVTPIDLSYYGTYRCLAMNIHGKDEHAIELREARAPGPLLQTKFETITATTITFNFIGPVDNGGLPIEAFAVQYKLAGQVWDEKPLQRVWPVDIPYILENLEPQTIYSFRFAAKNQVGYGEWSREETHTMPKRAAPEEPYIIAKTENKVVSTPYADRYELLWSAPPNNGEPIDYFEVAYYPVRNTSAGLIEAGQLVRTQVPYPANVRFEMKNLKADTIYRIELRAHNVIGFSAPAEILLRTAKDPAAVEVEPSTASPRDPASSSPPGVKTGTFVIIGVIVVVLIFIALIIDVSCYFVNKRGLTYMICSRSGRNKSSGRNGSNKNAALMEGGKEEHNDDQKELIKDDVTDINNGLKKSASKSSVAKDSPV, from the exons cGGCTGGAGCTCAAGACGCGCGTTTGGTGATTCTACCCGACGGGGGTAATCTGATCCGACCCGTTGGCGCCAATATCGTCCTCACCTGTAAAGGTGAAGTGCCCGATCCCGAACTGATTAGCGAGTTGCGCTGGCTTGGACCCAACGGCCAAGAACTACCCAACGGAGACAG CGGTGAAGCTGATAATTCCAG GATCTCGTCCGAGGACTTGGCCAGCGATGTCGGACGCATCCTCTTCATCAAAGGACTTCAAGAGGCCGACAGCGGCAAGTATACCTGCTCGGCCGTCTACACCAGCAGCCAGCGGCTAGAGGCTCACGTCAATCTCACCACTATCG TCGGTATCACATGGGAGGATGCCCCGACGGAGCAGTCGGCCATCTTTGGCCAGCCGTACAAGGTGCGCTGCGTCGTCCGAGCCAACCCACCGGCAACGATCGACTGGCAGAGGAACGGCGTTGGATTTACCACTA acaacCAATACGTGATCGAGAACGACGGAGTGCTGATCCGTGAAGTCAGTCTGGAAGATGACACGTATTTCACGTGCCGCGCCCGGGTGCAGACGACCGGCCAGCTGGAAGACAGACGAATCCGAGTTGAAGTCTTTATCCCGCCCGAATTCATCCGCGAGCCGGTCAACACGTCGATCGTCGAGGGCGAAGGCGGATTCATGGAGTGTCAGGCGTCTGGCAAACCCGATCCGGTTTACACTTGGCTCGATCGCAACAATCAGAACCTCAATCTCAACCgtgaaag ATTCATCGTCGATGAACAAACGGGCCGGTTGACCATCAACGACGCCAAGAGGACCGACGAAGGCGAGATCAAATGTTTGGTTGAAAATCGAGCCGGCAAGATCGAGAAAACTGCTTACTTAAAA GTGATCATGAAGCCGGTGGTTGTGGAATACCTGAACGCATCGGGGATCATGGGCCGCGAAGTGAGCCTGACGTGCAAAGCTTCGGGCGATCCGTTGCCGGAGGTGACGTTCTTAAAGGAAGGAACGTTGATCCCGTACACGGTCGGCGTTCAAAATTCGGACGATCGCATCATCGTCGACACGAGCCGCGAGGGTGAATACGCTCAAGCCCGTCTCGTCATCCGAGACTTGATGCGCTCCGATGACGGCCTCTACGCTTGTATCGCCAAAAATAACG GTGGAAATTATACGAAAAATGGTCACATTACGGTCGAATTCCCGCCAACATTCACCGCGACGCCTATGCGTGAGGCCTGGTCCTGGGACAATCATTTGGTCAATTTGACGTGCCGCGCCGAATCGATCCCCAACGCCACCGTCAGCTGGTTCCTCAATGGCCGCAACCTCGAGAACGACTACAATATCCGCATGAACGCTTTCAACGGCGAGAGCACCATCACg GTGACGCCGATCGATCTCAGCTATTACGGAACCTACCGCTGCTTGGCCATGAACATTCACGGCAAGGACGAACACGCCATTGAATTGCGTGAGGCTCGCGCTCCCGGCCCTCTTCTCCAAACGAAATTCGAGACCATTACCG CGACGACCATCACGTTCAATTTTATCGGACCGGTGGATAACGGCGGACTACCCATTGAGGCGTTTGCCGTTCAATACAAATTAGCCGGACAAGTTTGGGATGAAAAGCCGTTGCAGCGCGTCTGGCCTGTCG ATATCCCTTACATCTTGGAGAATTTGGAGCCGCAGACAATTTACTCGTTCCGGTTCGCGGCCAAAAACCAGGTGGGTTACGGCGAGTGGTCGCGCGAAGAGACGCACACGATGCCAAAACGAGCTGCGCCCGAAGAGCCCTACATCATCGCCAAAACGGAGAACAAGGTCGTCTCCACTCCTTATGCCGATCGTTACGAGCTGCTCTGGTCCGCGCCGCCAAACAATGGAGAACCCATTGATTATTTCGAAGTCGCTTATTACCCC gtgcGCAACACTTCGGCCGGATTGATCGAAGCTGGCCAATTGGTCCGCACTCAAGTACCTTACCCGGCCAACGTTCGTTTCGAAATGAAGAACCTCAAAGCGGACACGATTTACCGCATCGAGTTGAGGGCCCACAACGTCATCGGATTCAGCGCTCCCGCCGAGATCCTTCTGCGCACAGCCAAAG ACCCTGCCGCAGTTGAAGTAGAACCGTCCACCGCTTCGCCTCGAGATCCTGCCTCGTCGTCCCCGCCAGGAGTTAAGACCGGCACTTTCGTCATCATTGGAGTCATAGTGGTCGTCCTCATATTTATCGCCTTGATCATCGACGTCTCGTGCTACTTTGTCAACAAGAGAG GTTTGACGTACATGATTTGCAGTCGATCAGGTCGGAACAAGAGCAGCGGTCGGAACGGTAGCAACAAAAATGCAGCGCTCATGGAAGGTGGCAAAGAGGAACACAA TGACGACCAGAAGGAGTTGATCAAGGATGATGTGACAGACATCAACAACGGTCTCAAGAAGAGCGCGTCCAAGTCCAGTGTGGCCAAAGACTCTCCAGTTTAG
- the LOC124193529 gene encoding fasciclin-2-like isoform X9: protein MGAEQKKFIAMRPVSSSSSVWLMAAFVCYLCSTAGAQDARLVILPDGGNLIRPVGANIVLTCKGEVPDPELISELRWLGPNGQELPNGDRISSEDLASDVGRILFIKGLQEADSGKYTCSAVYTSSQRLEAHVNLTTIVGITWEDAPTEQSAIFGQPYKVRCVVRANPPATIDWQRNGVGFTTNNQYVIENDGVLIREVSLEDDTYFTCRARVQTTGQLEDRRIRVEVFIPPEFIREPVNTSIVEGEGGFMECQASGKPDPVYTWLDRNNQNLNLNRERFIVDEQTGRLTINDAKRTDEGEIKCLVENRAGKIEKTAYLKVIMKPVVVEYLNASGIMGREVSLTCKASGDPLPEVTFLKEGTLIPYTVGVQNSDDRIIVDTSREGEYAQARLVIRDLMRSDDGLYACIAKNNGGNYTKNGHITVEFPPTFTATPMREAWSWDNHLVNLTCRAESIPNATVSWFLNGRNLENDYNIRMNAFNGESTITVTPIDLSYYGTYRCLAMNIHGKDEHAIELREARAPGPLLQTKFETITATTITFNFIGPVDNGGLPIEAFAVQYKLAGQVWDEKPLQRVWPVDIPYILENLEPQTIYSFRFAAKNQVGYGEWSREETHTMPKRAAPEEPYIIAKTENKVVSTPYADRYELLWSAPPNNGEPIDYFEVAYYPVRNTSAGLIEAGQLVRTQVPYPANVRFEMKNLKADTIYRIELRAHNVIGFSAPAEILLRTAKDPAAVEVEPSTASPRDPASSSPPGVKTGTFVIIGVIVVVLIFIALIIDVSCYFVNKRGLTYMICSRSGRNKSSGRNGSNKNAALMEGGKEEHNDDQKELIKDDVTDINNGLKKSASKSSVAKDSPV from the exons cGGCTGGAGCTCAAGACGCGCGTTTGGTGATTCTACCCGACGGGGGTAATCTGATCCGACCCGTTGGCGCCAATATCGTCCTCACCTGTAAAGGTGAAGTGCCCGATCCCGAACTGATTAGCGAGTTGCGCTGGCTTGGACCCAACGGCCAAGAACTACCCAACGGAGACAG GATCTCGTCCGAGGACTTGGCCAGCGATGTCGGACGCATCCTCTTCATCAAAGGACTTCAAGAGGCCGACAGCGGCAAGTATACCTGCTCGGCCGTCTACACCAGCAGCCAGCGGCTAGAGGCTCACGTCAATCTCACCACTATCG TCGGTATCACATGGGAGGATGCCCCGACGGAGCAGTCGGCCATCTTTGGCCAGCCGTACAAGGTGCGCTGCGTCGTCCGAGCCAACCCACCGGCAACGATCGACTGGCAGAGGAACGGCGTTGGATTTACCACTA acaacCAATACGTGATCGAGAACGACGGAGTGCTGATCCGTGAAGTCAGTCTGGAAGATGACACGTATTTCACGTGCCGCGCCCGGGTGCAGACGACCGGCCAGCTGGAAGACAGACGAATCCGAGTTGAAGTCTTTATCCCGCCCGAATTCATCCGCGAGCCGGTCAACACGTCGATCGTCGAGGGCGAAGGCGGATTCATGGAGTGTCAGGCGTCTGGCAAACCCGATCCGGTTTACACTTGGCTCGATCGCAACAATCAGAACCTCAATCTCAACCgtgaaag ATTCATCGTCGATGAACAAACGGGCCGGTTGACCATCAACGACGCCAAGAGGACCGACGAAGGCGAGATCAAATGTTTGGTTGAAAATCGAGCCGGCAAGATCGAGAAAACTGCTTACTTAAAA GTGATCATGAAGCCGGTGGTTGTGGAATACCTGAACGCATCGGGGATCATGGGCCGCGAAGTGAGCCTGACGTGCAAAGCTTCGGGCGATCCGTTGCCGGAGGTGACGTTCTTAAAGGAAGGAACGTTGATCCCGTACACGGTCGGCGTTCAAAATTCGGACGATCGCATCATCGTCGACACGAGCCGCGAGGGTGAATACGCTCAAGCCCGTCTCGTCATCCGAGACTTGATGCGCTCCGATGACGGCCTCTACGCTTGTATCGCCAAAAATAACG GTGGAAATTATACGAAAAATGGTCACATTACGGTCGAATTCCCGCCAACATTCACCGCGACGCCTATGCGTGAGGCCTGGTCCTGGGACAATCATTTGGTCAATTTGACGTGCCGCGCCGAATCGATCCCCAACGCCACCGTCAGCTGGTTCCTCAATGGCCGCAACCTCGAGAACGACTACAATATCCGCATGAACGCTTTCAACGGCGAGAGCACCATCACg GTGACGCCGATCGATCTCAGCTATTACGGAACCTACCGCTGCTTGGCCATGAACATTCACGGCAAGGACGAACACGCCATTGAATTGCGTGAGGCTCGCGCTCCCGGCCCTCTTCTCCAAACGAAATTCGAGACCATTACCG CGACGACCATCACGTTCAATTTTATCGGACCGGTGGATAACGGCGGACTACCCATTGAGGCGTTTGCCGTTCAATACAAATTAGCCGGACAAGTTTGGGATGAAAAGCCGTTGCAGCGCGTCTGGCCTGTCG ATATCCCTTACATCTTGGAGAATTTGGAGCCGCAGACAATTTACTCGTTCCGGTTCGCGGCCAAAAACCAGGTGGGTTACGGCGAGTGGTCGCGCGAAGAGACGCACACGATGCCAAAACGAGCTGCGCCCGAAGAGCCCTACATCATCGCCAAAACGGAGAACAAGGTCGTCTCCACTCCTTATGCCGATCGTTACGAGCTGCTCTGGTCCGCGCCGCCAAACAATGGAGAACCCATTGATTATTTCGAAGTCGCTTATTACCCC gtgcGCAACACTTCGGCCGGATTGATCGAAGCTGGCCAATTGGTCCGCACTCAAGTACCTTACCCGGCCAACGTTCGTTTCGAAATGAAGAACCTCAAAGCGGACACGATTTACCGCATCGAGTTGAGGGCCCACAACGTCATCGGATTCAGCGCTCCCGCCGAGATCCTTCTGCGCACAGCCAAAG ACCCTGCCGCAGTTGAAGTAGAACCGTCCACCGCTTCGCCTCGAGATCCTGCCTCGTCGTCCCCGCCAGGAGTTAAGACCGGCACTTTCGTCATCATTGGAGTCATAGTGGTCGTCCTCATATTTATCGCCTTGATCATCGACGTCTCGTGCTACTTTGTCAACAAGAGAG GTTTGACGTACATGATTTGCAGTCGATCAGGTCGGAACAAGAGCAGCGGTCGGAACGGTAGCAACAAAAATGCAGCGCTCATGGAAGGTGGCAAAGAGGAACACAA TGACGACCAGAAGGAGTTGATCAAGGATGATGTGACAGACATCAACAACGGTCTCAAGAAGAGCGCGTCCAAGTCCAGTGTGGCCAAAGACTCTCCAGTTTAG
- the LOC124193529 gene encoding fasciclin-2-like isoform X13, protein MGAEQKKFIAMRPVSSSSSVWLMAAFVCYLCSTAGAQDARLVILPDGGNLIRPVGANIVLTCKGEVPDPELISELRWLGPNGQELPNGDRISSEDLASDVGRILFIKGLQEADSGKYTCSAVYTSSQRLEAHVNLTTIVGITWEDAPTEQSAIFGQPYKVRCVVRANPPATIDWQRNGVGFTTNNQYVIENDGVLIREVSLEDDTYFTCRARVQTTGQLEDRRIRVEVFIPPEFIREPVNTSIVEGEGGFMECQASGKPDPVYTWLDRNNQNLNLNRERFIVDEQTGRLTINDAKRTDEGEIKCLVENRAGKIEKTAYLKVIMKPVVVEYLNASGIMGREVSLTCKASGDPLPEVTFLKEGTLIPYTVGVQNSDDRIIVDTSREGEYAQARLVIRDLMRSDDGLYACIAKNNGGNYTKNGHITVEFPPTFTATPMREAWSWDNHLVNLTCRAESIPNATVSWFLNGRNLENDYNIRMNAFNGESTITVTPIDLSYYGTYRCLAMNIHGKDEHAIELREARAPGPLLQTKFETITATTITFNFIGPVDNGGLPIEAFAVQYKLAGQVWDEKPLQRVWPVDIPYILENLEPQTIYSFRFAAKNQVGYGEWSREETHTMPKRAAPEEPYIIAKTENKVVSTPYADRYELLWSAPPNNGEPIDYFEVAYYPVRNTSAGLIEAGQLVRTQVPYPANVRFEMKNLKADTIYRIELRAHNVIGFSAPAEILLRTAKDPSRSSGGVAEGSSQWSTTSGSHPNYSTPPTPHYTTAICSSLFLVLSFFF, encoded by the exons cGGCTGGAGCTCAAGACGCGCGTTTGGTGATTCTACCCGACGGGGGTAATCTGATCCGACCCGTTGGCGCCAATATCGTCCTCACCTGTAAAGGTGAAGTGCCCGATCCCGAACTGATTAGCGAGTTGCGCTGGCTTGGACCCAACGGCCAAGAACTACCCAACGGAGACAG GATCTCGTCCGAGGACTTGGCCAGCGATGTCGGACGCATCCTCTTCATCAAAGGACTTCAAGAGGCCGACAGCGGCAAGTATACCTGCTCGGCCGTCTACACCAGCAGCCAGCGGCTAGAGGCTCACGTCAATCTCACCACTATCG TCGGTATCACATGGGAGGATGCCCCGACGGAGCAGTCGGCCATCTTTGGCCAGCCGTACAAGGTGCGCTGCGTCGTCCGAGCCAACCCACCGGCAACGATCGACTGGCAGAGGAACGGCGTTGGATTTACCACTA acaacCAATACGTGATCGAGAACGACGGAGTGCTGATCCGTGAAGTCAGTCTGGAAGATGACACGTATTTCACGTGCCGCGCCCGGGTGCAGACGACCGGCCAGCTGGAAGACAGACGAATCCGAGTTGAAGTCTTTATCCCGCCCGAATTCATCCGCGAGCCGGTCAACACGTCGATCGTCGAGGGCGAAGGCGGATTCATGGAGTGTCAGGCGTCTGGCAAACCCGATCCGGTTTACACTTGGCTCGATCGCAACAATCAGAACCTCAATCTCAACCgtgaaag ATTCATCGTCGATGAACAAACGGGCCGGTTGACCATCAACGACGCCAAGAGGACCGACGAAGGCGAGATCAAATGTTTGGTTGAAAATCGAGCCGGCAAGATCGAGAAAACTGCTTACTTAAAA GTGATCATGAAGCCGGTGGTTGTGGAATACCTGAACGCATCGGGGATCATGGGCCGCGAAGTGAGCCTGACGTGCAAAGCTTCGGGCGATCCGTTGCCGGAGGTGACGTTCTTAAAGGAAGGAACGTTGATCCCGTACACGGTCGGCGTTCAAAATTCGGACGATCGCATCATCGTCGACACGAGCCGCGAGGGTGAATACGCTCAAGCCCGTCTCGTCATCCGAGACTTGATGCGCTCCGATGACGGCCTCTACGCTTGTATCGCCAAAAATAACG GTGGAAATTATACGAAAAATGGTCACATTACGGTCGAATTCCCGCCAACATTCACCGCGACGCCTATGCGTGAGGCCTGGTCCTGGGACAATCATTTGGTCAATTTGACGTGCCGCGCCGAATCGATCCCCAACGCCACCGTCAGCTGGTTCCTCAATGGCCGCAACCTCGAGAACGACTACAATATCCGCATGAACGCTTTCAACGGCGAGAGCACCATCACg GTGACGCCGATCGATCTCAGCTATTACGGAACCTACCGCTGCTTGGCCATGAACATTCACGGCAAGGACGAACACGCCATTGAATTGCGTGAGGCTCGCGCTCCCGGCCCTCTTCTCCAAACGAAATTCGAGACCATTACCG CGACGACCATCACGTTCAATTTTATCGGACCGGTGGATAACGGCGGACTACCCATTGAGGCGTTTGCCGTTCAATACAAATTAGCCGGACAAGTTTGGGATGAAAAGCCGTTGCAGCGCGTCTGGCCTGTCG ATATCCCTTACATCTTGGAGAATTTGGAGCCGCAGACAATTTACTCGTTCCGGTTCGCGGCCAAAAACCAGGTGGGTTACGGCGAGTGGTCGCGCGAAGAGACGCACACGATGCCAAAACGAGCTGCGCCCGAAGAGCCCTACATCATCGCCAAAACGGAGAACAAGGTCGTCTCCACTCCTTATGCCGATCGTTACGAGCTGCTCTGGTCCGCGCCGCCAAACAATGGAGAACCCATTGATTATTTCGAAGTCGCTTATTACCCC gtgcGCAACACTTCGGCCGGATTGATCGAAGCTGGCCAATTGGTCCGCACTCAAGTACCTTACCCGGCCAACGTTCGTTTCGAAATGAAGAACCTCAAAGCGGACACGATTTACCGCATCGAGTTGAGGGCCCACAACGTCATCGGATTCAGCGCTCCCGCCGAGATCCTTCTGCGCACAGCCAAAG ATCCTTCTCGCTCGTCGGGCGGCGTTGCGGAAGGTTCCAGCCAGTGGTCCACAACTTCCGGCTCACACCCTAATTATTCTACTCCTCCTACTCCGCATTACACCACTGCTATCTGCTCCTCCTTGTTCCTCGtcctctccttcttcttctag
- the LOC124193529 gene encoding fasciclin-2-like isoform X5, with the protein MGAEQKKFIAMRPVSSSSSVWLMAAFVCYLCSTAGAQDARLVILPDGGNLIRPVGANIVLTCKGEVPDPELISELRWLGPNGQELPNGDSGEADNSRISSEDLASDVGRILFIKGLQEADSGKYTCSAVYTSSQRLEAHVNLTTIVGITWEDAPTEQSAIFGQPYKVRCVVRANPPATIDWQRNGVGFTTNNQYVIENDGVLIREVSLEDDTYFTCRARVQTTGQLEDRRIRVEVFIPPEFIREPVNTSIVEGEGGFMECQASGKPDPVYTWLDRNNQNLNLNRERFIVDEQTGRLTINDAKRTDEGEIKCLVENRAGKIEKTAYLKVIMKPVVVEYLNASGIMGREVSLTCKASGDPLPEVTFLKEGTLIPYTVGVQNSDDRIIVDTSREGEYAQARLVIRDLMRSDDGLYACIAKNNGGNYTKNGHITVEFPPTFTATPMREAWSWDNHLVNLTCRAESIPNATVSWFLNGRNLENDYNIRMNAFNGESTITVTPIDLSYYGTYRCLAMNIHGKDEHAIELREARAPGPLLQTKFETITATTITFNFIGPVDNGGLPIEAFAVQYKLAGQVWDEKPLQRVWPVGGNQYYDLHDSISHASTDIPYILENLEPQTIYSFRFAAKNQVGYGEWSREETHTMPKRAAPEEPYIIAKTENKVVSTPYADRYELLWSAPPNNGEPIDYFEVAYYPVRNTSAGLIEAGQLVRTQVPYPANVRFEMKNLKADTIYRIELRAHNVIGFSAPAEILLRTAKDPAAVEVEPSTASPRDPASSSPPGVKTGTFVIIGVIVVVLIFIALIIDVSCYFVNKRGLTYMICSRSGRNKSSGRNGSNKNAALMEGGKEEHNDEKTPLREVTVEFQDASRDTPRADQRQQQQQQTAQVDQPSPTLIKRSVNWKRTD; encoded by the exons cGGCTGGAGCTCAAGACGCGCGTTTGGTGATTCTACCCGACGGGGGTAATCTGATCCGACCCGTTGGCGCCAATATCGTCCTCACCTGTAAAGGTGAAGTGCCCGATCCCGAACTGATTAGCGAGTTGCGCTGGCTTGGACCCAACGGCCAAGAACTACCCAACGGAGACAG CGGTGAAGCTGATAATTCCAG GATCTCGTCCGAGGACTTGGCCAGCGATGTCGGACGCATCCTCTTCATCAAAGGACTTCAAGAGGCCGACAGCGGCAAGTATACCTGCTCGGCCGTCTACACCAGCAGCCAGCGGCTAGAGGCTCACGTCAATCTCACCACTATCG TCGGTATCACATGGGAGGATGCCCCGACGGAGCAGTCGGCCATCTTTGGCCAGCCGTACAAGGTGCGCTGCGTCGTCCGAGCCAACCCACCGGCAACGATCGACTGGCAGAGGAACGGCGTTGGATTTACCACTA acaacCAATACGTGATCGAGAACGACGGAGTGCTGATCCGTGAAGTCAGTCTGGAAGATGACACGTATTTCACGTGCCGCGCCCGGGTGCAGACGACCGGCCAGCTGGAAGACAGACGAATCCGAGTTGAAGTCTTTATCCCGCCCGAATTCATCCGCGAGCCGGTCAACACGTCGATCGTCGAGGGCGAAGGCGGATTCATGGAGTGTCAGGCGTCTGGCAAACCCGATCCGGTTTACACTTGGCTCGATCGCAACAATCAGAACCTCAATCTCAACCgtgaaag ATTCATCGTCGATGAACAAACGGGCCGGTTGACCATCAACGACGCCAAGAGGACCGACGAAGGCGAGATCAAATGTTTGGTTGAAAATCGAGCCGGCAAGATCGAGAAAACTGCTTACTTAAAA GTGATCATGAAGCCGGTGGTTGTGGAATACCTGAACGCATCGGGGATCATGGGCCGCGAAGTGAGCCTGACGTGCAAAGCTTCGGGCGATCCGTTGCCGGAGGTGACGTTCTTAAAGGAAGGAACGTTGATCCCGTACACGGTCGGCGTTCAAAATTCGGACGATCGCATCATCGTCGACACGAGCCGCGAGGGTGAATACGCTCAAGCCCGTCTCGTCATCCGAGACTTGATGCGCTCCGATGACGGCCTCTACGCTTGTATCGCCAAAAATAACG GTGGAAATTATACGAAAAATGGTCACATTACGGTCGAATTCCCGCCAACATTCACCGCGACGCCTATGCGTGAGGCCTGGTCCTGGGACAATCATTTGGTCAATTTGACGTGCCGCGCCGAATCGATCCCCAACGCCACCGTCAGCTGGTTCCTCAATGGCCGCAACCTCGAGAACGACTACAATATCCGCATGAACGCTTTCAACGGCGAGAGCACCATCACg GTGACGCCGATCGATCTCAGCTATTACGGAACCTACCGCTGCTTGGCCATGAACATTCACGGCAAGGACGAACACGCCATTGAATTGCGTGAGGCTCGCGCTCCCGGCCCTCTTCTCCAAACGAAATTCGAGACCATTACCG CGACGACCATCACGTTCAATTTTATCGGACCGGTGGATAACGGCGGACTACCCATTGAGGCGTTTGCCGTTCAATACAAATTAGCCGGACAAGTTTGGGATGAAAAGCCGTTGCAGCGCGTCTGGCCTGTCGGTGGGAACCAATACTACGATTTGCATGATTCGATTTCGCACGCCAGCAccg ATATCCCTTACATCTTGGAGAATTTGGAGCCGCAGACAATTTACTCGTTCCGGTTCGCGGCCAAAAACCAGGTGGGTTACGGCGAGTGGTCGCGCGAAGAGACGCACACGATGCCAAAACGAGCTGCGCCCGAAGAGCCCTACATCATCGCCAAAACGGAGAACAAGGTCGTCTCCACTCCTTATGCCGATCGTTACGAGCTGCTCTGGTCCGCGCCGCCAAACAATGGAGAACCCATTGATTATTTCGAAGTCGCTTATTACCCC gtgcGCAACACTTCGGCCGGATTGATCGAAGCTGGCCAATTGGTCCGCACTCAAGTACCTTACCCGGCCAACGTTCGTTTCGAAATGAAGAACCTCAAAGCGGACACGATTTACCGCATCGAGTTGAGGGCCCACAACGTCATCGGATTCAGCGCTCCCGCCGAGATCCTTCTGCGCACAGCCAAAG ACCCTGCCGCAGTTGAAGTAGAACCGTCCACCGCTTCGCCTCGAGATCCTGCCTCGTCGTCCCCGCCAGGAGTTAAGACCGGCACTTTCGTCATCATTGGAGTCATAGTGGTCGTCCTCATATTTATCGCCTTGATCATCGACGTCTCGTGCTACTTTGTCAACAAGAGAG GTTTGACGTACATGATTTGCAGTCGATCAGGTCGGAACAAGAGCAGCGGTCGGAACGGTAGCAACAAAAATGCAGCGCTCATGGAAGGTGGCAAAGAGGAACACAA TGACGAGAAAACGCCGCTGAGAGAAGTGACGGTCGAGTTCCAGGATGCCTCCCGCGACACACCCCGTGCAGACcaacgacagcagcagcagcaacagacgGCCCAAGTCGATCAACCTAGTCCCACTTTGATCAA ACGATCGGTCAACTGGAAGAGGACCGACTAG